The following nucleotide sequence is from Gammaproteobacteria bacterium.
AACCCAAACCATCCCTGCAATTAACGCGGCAGCAGCGGGACTGGCCAACCCCTGAAAGAAACCTTTGCCAACTGCCCTTGCTTGCGTATTAAATCGAGCCAATCGCAATGCTGCCGCCGCCGTGTATAAAAATGCGGCCAACCAACCTAACTTCCCCATGGTTTGCAACGCCCATATATAGATGACCAAAGCTGGCGCTATTCCAAATGAAATCATATCTGCCAAACTATCGTACTCTTTACCAAAGTCACTCTGCGTATTTGTCCAGCGCGCGATACGGCCATCAATACCATCCATTAACATCGCAACAAATATCGCAACAGCCGCCGCTTCAAAACGCTCATCCATAGCAGCCACAATTGCAAAAAAACCAGCAAAAAGGCCAGCCGTAGTAAATAAGTTAGGCAGCAGATAGATACCCTTGTGACGCTTTGTTTCATTTAAATCATTCCCCATAACCCCACCTTTTTTATTATGACTATTTTTAAATTAACTCAATACTTGGGAAACCGTATAAAAAGAACCAAACACAACAATACGGTCTTGCTGCTCCGCTACTGATAATGCCGCCTGGTGTGCAGCCAGCACACCATCATACGTAGTAATTGGCTTGCTCACTCCAGCTTCACCAAGAACGGTTACCAACTCATTTGAAGTCAGGCCACGCGAAACATCCAGCTCGGCAACATACCAGCGATCCACAACATGAGCCAACTCCTGAACAACTCCAGCAACATCCTTATCAC
It contains:
- the pssA gene encoding CDP-diacylglycerol--serine O-phosphatidyltransferase; protein product: MGNDLNETKRHKGIYLLPNLFTTAGLFAGFFAIVAAMDERFEAAAVAIFVAMLMDGIDGRIARWTNTQSDFGKEYDSLADMISFGIAPALVIYIWALQTMGKLGWLAAFLYTAAAALRLARFNTQARAVGKGFFQGLASPAAAALIAGMVWVGAEYQVEGDSYAGFAFVLTIAAGLLMVSNVRYHSFKDFDLRGKVPFVAILVVVLIFVFISISPSQILFATAFVYAVSGVAITLWKLRSKRSNSSK